In Dama dama isolate Ldn47 chromosome X, ASM3311817v1, whole genome shotgun sequence, one genomic interval encodes:
- the LOC133051814 gene encoding casein kinase I-like has product MASSSGPKADFIVGGRYKLVREIGCGSFGDVYLAIDLTNHEEVAVKLESQDARQPRLVHEKELYNVLQGGVGIPQIRWFGQEADSNVLVMDLLGPSLEDLFNFCSRRFTMKTVLMLAEQMISRLEYVHTQNLIHRDIKPDNFLMGTGQQWKKLFLIDFGLAKKYRDSRTGQHISYRKGKSLTGTPPYASIRAHLGIEQSRRDDMESLGYVLMYFNRASLPWQGLKAATMKQRCEKISEMKMATPVDVLCNGFPVEFAMYFKHCRGLSFEEAPDYTYLRQLFRILFRTLNYQHDYAFDWIVLQQKAAQQAASSSGQGQQAQTPTGNQTDKTKSEVKGS; this is encoded by the coding sequence ATGGCGAGCAGCAGCGGACCCAAGGCCGATTTCATTGTCGGAGGGAGATACAAACTGGTACGGGAGATCGGGTGTGGCTCCTTCGGGGACGTTTATTTGGCGATAGACCTCACCAACCACGAGGAAGTGGCAGTGAAACTAGAGTCACAGGATGCGAGGCAGCCCCGGTTGGTACATGAGAAGGAGCTCTATAATGTTCTTCAAGGTGGGGTTGGCATCCCCCAGATACGGTGGTTTGGTCAGGAAGCGGACTCTAATGTGCTCGTCATGGATCTTCTGGGACCCAGCCTTGAAGACCTCTTCAATTTCTGTTCAAGGAGGTTCACAATGAAAACTGTACTTATGTTAGCTGAACAGATGATCAGTAGACTCGAATATGTGCACACACAGAATCTGATACACAGAGACATTAAACCGGATAACTTCCTAATGGGTACTGGGCAGCAGTGGAAGAAGTTATTCCTTATTGATTTTGGTTTGGCTAAGAAGTACAGAGACAGCAGGACAGGGCAACACATATCGTACAGAAAGGGTAAAAGTCTCACTGGCACGCCTCCCTATGCTAGCATCCGTGCACATCTTGGTATTGAACAGAGTCGCCGAGATGACATGGAATCATTAGGATATGTCTTGATGTATTTTAATAGAGCCAGCCTGCCATGGCAAGGACTAAAGGCTGCAACGATGAAGCAAAGATGTGAAAAGATTAGCGAAATGAAGATGGCCACACCTGTTGATGTTTTATGTAACGGATTTCCTGTAGAATTTGCCATGTACTTTAAGCATTGTCGTGGGCTGTCCTTTGAGGAAGCCCCGGATTACACATACCTGAGGCAGCTATTCCGCATTCTTTTCAGGACCCTGAATTACCAACATGACTATGCATTTGATTGGATAGTGCTACAGCAGAAAGCAGCACAGCAGGCTGCCTCTTCAAGTGGGCAGGGTCAGCAGGCCCAAACACCTACAGGCAATCAGACTGACAAAaccaaaagtgaagtgaaaggttCATAA